From Hymenobacter sedentarius, a single genomic window includes:
- a CDS encoding nucleotidyltransferase domain-containing protein, translating to MITEEQIQAIVQRIVAGYQPDRIILFGSYAYGTPTEDSDLDLLVIKAGIGPERAERAIAVRRLLRGAGAPMDILVRTPTEVATAAAVRFTIEAQALNEGRILYAAA from the coding sequence ATGATAACCGAAGAGCAAATCCAAGCCATTGTGCAGCGAATCGTAGCCGGCTACCAGCCCGACAGAATCATTCTGTTCGGCTCGTATGCCTACGGCACGCCCACGGAGGACAGTGACTTGGATTTGCTGGTTATTAAGGCCGGAATTGGCCCGGAAAGGGCAGAGCGGGCAATAGCCGTGCGCCGCTTACTGCGGGGCGCGGGCGCGCCCATGGACATATTGGTTCGCACACCCACGGAGGTCGCGACAGCGGCCGCCGTGCGTTTTACGATTGAAGCGCAGGCCCTGAACGAAGGCCGGATTCTTTATGCAGCCGCTTAA
- a CDS encoding HEPN domain-containing protein gives MQPLNQAEKAYLQEWLDVADLDLRAAERMLADDPVAYGYHLPFACQQAVEKYCKGVLLAQGNSFPRVHDLPELLNRLTPGFAFSSVELDDADKLADYAVETRYPPHTRITPAEMQEAVRIARYFQGRLRPFIQTALL, from the coding sequence ATGCAGCCGCTTAATCAAGCTGAAAAAGCGTACTTGCAAGAATGGCTTGACGTAGCCGACTTGGACCTGCGTGCGGCCGAACGAATGCTCGCCGACGACCCCGTGGCATACGGGTATCATTTGCCTTTTGCTTGCCAGCAGGCAGTAGAAAAGTATTGCAAAGGCGTCTTGTTAGCCCAAGGAAACAGCTTTCCGCGGGTACATGATTTGCCCGAATTATTGAACCGTCTCACGCCTGGCTTTGCCTTCTCATCGGTTGAGTTGGACGATGCCGACAAGCTGGCCGATTATGCGGTAGAAACTCGTTATCCACCGCACACGCGCATTACCCCTGCCGAAATGCAGGAGGCTGTGCGAATAGCCCGCTATTTTCAGGGCCGGCTGCGCCCTTTTATTCAAACTGCTCTTTTGTAA
- the odhB gene encoding 2-oxoglutarate dehydrogenase complex dihydrolipoyllysine-residue succinyltransferase — MALEIKIPAVGESITEVTIAKWLKKDGEAVKRDEVIAELESDKATFELPAEADGVLTIRVAEGETIGIGTIIADLNGAAGGSAAPAAAAPAPAAAAAPTASADPIDKGEQNPAASDQAGYGGKPEGGAAPASPAAPAASGGGTIEMKIPTVGESITEVTVAKWLKPDGAQVSRDEVIAELESDKATFELPAEGSGTLRHAVKEGETIAIGTVIARIEGGSGAGAPAAAAPAAQAAPVAALASAPAGGSAATYATGVPSPAAGKILGEKGISATDVVGTGRDGRITKEDAQNAQARPAAPAPQAAPAATTPAALAASSAPAATGSRNQRRERMSNLRKTVARRLVSVKNETAMLTTFNEVNMQPIMDLRTKFKDKFKEKNGVGLGFMSFFTKAVCVALKEWPSVNAQIDGTDIVFNDFCDISIAVSAPKGLVVPVIRNAEQLSFDGIEKEVVRLAVLARDNKLTIEQMTGGTFTITNGGVFGSMMSTPIINAPQSAILGMHNIVQRPIAENGQVVIRPMMYLALSYDHRIIDGRESVSFLVRVKELLEDPTRLLLGV; from the coding sequence ATGGCCCTCGAAATCAAAATTCCCGCCGTTGGCGAATCCATCACCGAAGTCACGATTGCCAAGTGGCTCAAGAAAGACGGCGAGGCCGTGAAGCGCGACGAAGTCATTGCCGAGCTGGAATCGGATAAGGCCACGTTTGAGCTGCCCGCCGAAGCCGACGGTGTGTTGACCATTCGCGTAGCTGAGGGGGAAACCATTGGCATCGGTACCATCATCGCCGACCTAAACGGCGCGGCTGGGGGCAGTGCCGCTCCCGCCGCGGCTGCCCCGGCTCCGGCCGCAGCTGCCGCACCCACTGCCTCGGCCGACCCTATAGATAAAGGCGAGCAAAACCCCGCCGCCAGCGACCAGGCCGGCTACGGCGGCAAGCCCGAGGGCGGTGCCGCGCCGGCCTCGCCAGCGGCTCCGGCTGCTAGCGGTGGCGGTACCATCGAAATGAAAATTCCCACCGTGGGGGAGTCCATCACCGAAGTGACCGTAGCCAAGTGGCTCAAGCCCGACGGCGCGCAAGTGAGCCGCGACGAGGTGATTGCTGAGCTGGAGTCGGATAAGGCCACCTTTGAACTGCCCGCTGAGGGCAGCGGCACCTTGCGCCACGCCGTGAAAGAAGGCGAAACCATCGCCATCGGCACCGTCATTGCGCGGATTGAAGGCGGCAGTGGCGCTGGTGCTCCGGCCGCGGCAGCCCCGGCCGCGCAGGCCGCACCCGTTGCGGCGCTGGCCTCGGCGCCCGCCGGTGGCAGCGCGGCTACGTACGCTACCGGTGTGCCTTCGCCGGCTGCTGGTAAGATTCTGGGTGAAAAAGGCATCTCGGCCACCGACGTAGTCGGCACCGGCCGCGACGGTCGCATCACCAAGGAAGACGCGCAGAATGCCCAGGCTCGTCCGGCTGCTCCGGCCCCGCAAGCGGCTCCTGCTGCAACAACGCCAGCCGCGCTGGCTGCCAGCAGCGCACCCGCTGCCACGGGCAGCCGCAACCAGCGCCGCGAGCGCATGAGCAACCTGCGCAAGACGGTCGCCCGCCGCTTGGTGTCGGTGAAGAACGAGACGGCCATGCTCACCACCTTCAACGAGGTGAACATGCAGCCCATCATGGATTTGCGCACCAAGTTCAAGGACAAGTTCAAGGAGAAAAACGGTGTGGGCCTCGGCTTCATGTCCTTCTTCACCAAGGCCGTGTGCGTGGCCCTGAAAGAGTGGCCCTCGGTGAATGCCCAGATTGACGGCACCGACATCGTGTTCAACGATTTCTGTGACATCAGCATCGCGGTATCGGCCCCCAAAGGCCTGGTGGTGCCCGTGATTCGCAACGCCGAGCAGCTGTCGTTCGACGGCATCGAGAAAGAAGTGGTGCGCCTGGCCGTGCTGGCCCGCGACAACAAGCTCACCATCGAGCAGATGACCGGCGGCACGTTCACCATCACCAACGGCGGCGTGTTTGGCTCCATGATGAGCACCCCGATTATCAACGCCCCGCAGTCGGCCATCCTGGGCATGCACAACATTGTGCAGCGCCCCATCGCCGAAAACGGCCAGGTGGTAATCCGCCCCATGATGTACCTGGCCCTGAGCTACGACCACCGCATCATCGACGGTCGCGAGTCGGTGAGCTTCCTGGTGCGGGTGAAGGAGCTGCTCGAAGACCCCACGCGCCTGCTGCTGGGCGTGTAG
- a CDS encoding DUF4126 family protein: MKQSNNRPRPAKFWPVLGFATLAGMRSMSAPAFLSHYLSRQPHAGLDGSPLRFIQKPATATILKAVAAGEMVADKMPFMPNRIAPEVVLGRLVSGALVGAAWYRSRHGSALAGGLLGGLVAVASTIVSYALRTGISEKSGAPVALVGVGEDALVLASGAALLRAQQPAHGEWRPM, encoded by the coding sequence ATGAAGCAATCGAACAATCGCCCCCGCCCCGCCAAATTCTGGCCCGTGCTGGGCTTTGCCACCCTGGCCGGCATGCGCAGCATGAGCGCCCCGGCATTTCTGAGCCATTACCTCTCGCGGCAGCCTCACGCGGGCCTGGATGGTTCGCCGCTGCGCTTCATCCAGAAACCGGCCACAGCCACAATATTAAAAGCAGTGGCCGCCGGGGAAATGGTGGCCGACAAAATGCCTTTTATGCCCAACCGAATTGCGCCCGAGGTGGTGCTGGGCCGCCTGGTATCGGGGGCGTTGGTGGGCGCGGCGTGGTACCGTTCGCGCCACGGCAGCGCCCTGGCCGGCGGGTTGCTGGGTGGCCTTGTGGCCGTGGCCTCCACCATTGTGAGCTACGCGCTGCGCACGGGCATCAGTGAAAAGTCGGGGGCGCCCGTGGCGCTGGTGGGCGTGGGCGAAGATGCCCTGGTGCTGGCCAGCGGCGCGGCCCTGCTGCGCGCGCAGCAGCCAGCCCACGGCGAGTGGCGGCCCATGTAA
- a CDS encoding group III truncated hemoglobin, with translation MPASLPDLSTEADIVKLVDTFYARVNEDALLRPVFNDVAQVDWATHLPTMYDFWSSVLLGTSRYKGRPFAKHFPLPINSAHFQQWLALFHASVDELFAGPKATDAKARAQSIGAMFEHRMTLNPLSLL, from the coding sequence ATGCCTGCCTCCCTCCCCGACCTGAGTACTGAAGCCGACATCGTGAAGCTGGTGGATACTTTCTACGCCCGGGTGAACGAGGATGCGCTGCTGCGGCCCGTGTTCAACGACGTGGCGCAAGTGGACTGGGCCACACACCTGCCCACCATGTACGACTTCTGGAGCAGTGTGCTGCTGGGAACCAGCCGCTACAAGGGCCGGCCCTTTGCCAAGCACTTTCCGCTGCCCATCAATTCGGCTCACTTCCAGCAGTGGCTGGCACTGTTCCATGCCAGCGTCGACGAGCTGTTTGCCGGCCCCAAAGCCACCGATGCCAAAGCCCGCGCGCAGAGCATCGGCGCCATGTTTGAGCACCGCATGACGCTCAACCCGCTCTCGCTGCTGTAG